TTTTGAGAAAGTCAAGAGTTTGGAGATGTTTTGTTTGGGTTAAATGGTTGATTGTTAGTGTTTTGTTTTGTTTTTTTTAATAAACCTTTGAATATTATAAAGGGAAATAGTATTTACTTTAAAATCGAGATCATAAATTTGGTGCTTCTGCATTTTCTTAATTTTAAGATTCTTTTACTATGTGAATTTAAATTAAATAATTCAGAGTGCTAGAAGTGATTAACTAAATGGCATCGAAATTTTGTTTTTCTACCCATGTTTTCTACCCATATAATTGTAAATTTCTTACCAGTTAGTAAGACGGGCTTTAAATTTTCTTTAATTATGATATAGTCGTTAATTATGTTATCTACCCACCTTTCAAATTTAGAGCGTCTTAATTTAAGAATATCAAAACTGGAAAGTATATTTATTTTTAGCTAACTTATATGAAGTTAAATCATGTTCATTTTTTCGTATTGTTCACGAAACTTGAACTATTAAAAAAAAGTGAACAAATCACAAGATACGAATCTGCTGCCCCCAAATCAGCAAACATATCTGTCTCAACCCGATTCGAACCATACTTCGGAATCGTTGGCTGTAGTTGCTTCAATAGGGGATTGTCATCTGTGCCACGATTCTGCCACAAAATATGTAAAGTGCAATTTTGCGGCGCAGTAAGCTCTATTGCCGATGCGCCACGAATGTGCCGCAAAAGTGTTTATTGTAAATCTCTAAAGTGTATAAAAGAACAGCCCTGCAAATCATTAGATTTGCAGAGCTGTTAATTTTTAAGGCTTTTTCAATAAGTCTATATATTCTAAACTTAAAGCCATCAGCGGAGGAAGAGGCCCCGCAGTCTTTATTCCAATCCCGCTAAATACAGGCATTATCCATCATTTTTCATAACACGTGCACCGATAGGTGCAGTTTATCGTAAAAACAGAAAAACCTTTAAATCGTGAGATCTAAAGGTTTTTGTTTTTTGAAAATTTCTCTCGAAATTTCATCAAGGGGAGAAAGAGGCTCTGTTAACCTTATATTGATCCCAACAATTGCTGGTGTTTTCAGCGTTTTTTTAAACTTGGTACACCCATAGGTGCGGTACAAATTTAACTCTCAATTGTTAAGTAACAAAGATATAAAATTCATGGAATTTGATTTGCTAATAGAAAGGTTTTAATTGTATATCTGTACTACTATATCTTTTGATAAGTTCGCTGAAATTATATTTTATACTATCAATCGGAATATCTTCAAAAGGGCTTATTTCTAATGTCCAAGCATTGTCTTTTTTTATTTCCGTTGACGATGGGAAGAACTTCTTTGCCTTCGATGAATCCCAAAAAAAATATACTAATCTTGTAATTGATTTTTTTGTTTAGAGTACAAGAATATATGTACTAATGAAAATTTGAAACTAAATTAAGTGTAAAAATACATGCTTAGGTATTTTTTATATAATCAATAATTAGGGTGAAGAATCATCTTTTAAAATTCACCTTAACTTTGGTAGAAAACTTAATCGTATTTCCAGTTTTCCTACCTTTACTAATCTTGCTTTGCTGATTTGATCTCGTCAGAGGGAGTGTTAAGTATAAATTCTACCATGAGACGTTTGATGTCATTCCCTTTTTCGTTCAGCATATTATGGCCGCATAACGGCAATCCTACTAACCAGGTTTTAGGTCTCTCTTTGGCTATATTTAAGGCACTTTCAGGCACTGCGACCCGATCTAATAAACAAGTTATAACTAACATTGGCGCAGTACCGCCCGTTGACCACTGTTCTTTTGGTGTGGCATCACTAGACTTAGCCTGTTGTCCGGCCAAGGCTGGAAATTCGCCTTGTGCCTGATCCAGCATTGCCAAATTCTCGTTACCTGGAGCATACATAAGCTGTCCTTGCAATTTAAGCCATTCCTCTTTGCTGATTGAGGGATCCATGTAGCGTTGATACAGCGCCATAGTCTCTGCAGATGGCTGTGCTTCGCCGCCGGCACCAATTAAAATAATGCCCAAAACACGTTCGGGGCGGTCTTGAGAAGCGGTTCTCACCACGCGATTTCCATAAGTTTTTCCAGCTAGGTAAACTTTCTTGAGACCGAGGCCGTCTGCCACTTTCTAAAGATCATCTGCATAATCGTGGAGTGTTAATCCCTCAATTTTTCCAGTACTGGCTCCCAGAGTTCGGTAATTGTAGGTAACAACTTTGATTCCTTTTGATGCAATTGCCTGAGCGAGTTCATCGAGCTGGATTGCCGGCCTGCCATTACCGGCAGCCATAATTAAAGCGGCCGGACCATCACCAAAAACAAAGGTTTCGATTTGAATGCCGTCTGCCTTTATAAGCTTTCTGACCCCGTTTGATTTAATTTTTTGGGAGTATCCAAATGTTATTGTGAAAAAAATAAATAAGGCCAGCAAAGGCTTTAAGAGATTATGATATAAAATTTTCATTTTGCTTTTTTTATTTTTTAAATACCGTTTTTCCTTCTTTGATGGACTCCAATATTTGAATGGTGTTAATATCCATTGGATTAATTTTTAATGGATTTTTATCCAAAATCACCAAATCGGCAAGCTTTCCTTTGGTTAATGTGCCCTTTGAGTTTTCTTCAAAATATTGGATTGCAGCCCATTCTGTCAGGGTCTTCAAGCCTTCATAAGAACTAATTCGTTGGTTTGGTCCCAATATTTTTCCGCTTCTGGTCACTCTGTTTACCGTTGCATCCAATACACGCATTGAATTTGGGAAAGTTACCGGTGCGTCATGATGGGAAGTGGTGATAAGTCCTGCATCTATTGCATCTCTCATTGGAGAGATATAATCGGCTCTTGGATGTCCCAAAACGGATTGGGCATGCCAATCTCCCCAATAAAAAGTGTGCATTGGGAATAATGACGGGATCACTTTTAGGCGGACCAATTCAGGAATTTGATCTTTACGCAATGTCTGTCCATGAATAAGCACTGTTCTGTGATCGGGATAATTGTATTTTTTTTCCGCGAGATCAATTGCTTTTAGATACTGGTCAATTGCAGCATCACCATTGGTATGGCACAATAGCTGCCATTTATTTTTAAAGGCAAGTGACACATAATCGTCCGCCTGTTGATCGGTCATTACGCCTTGTCCTTTATAATCTGCTTTTTCACATGCGGGCGGAATATGGTAAGGGTGGGAGAGCCATGCAGTTTTACCTTGCGGCGAACCATCCAGCGTTAATTTCACACCGCCAATTCGATATTTGCTTTTATATTGATGTTCGGGGCTGTAATAAGGGCTTTTCATAATTTTTTCTACACCCAGCGCAACATCAGGATAGGAAACAATATCTAAATAGAACTTTTTGCTGTTTGCTCCATCTTCCAACTGGGACATCTGCTGTAAAGTAGCTCTGCCTTCTTGTACAGTCAAATAACCATTTTTAGCATATTCAACCAAGGCTTTATCAATAAACATTCTATTGGCCTGTGCATCTCCTTTGCCTAAAATAGGGAATAGAACGGCAAAAAAAGCACCTTCTTCCAATACGCCGTTTGGCGTCCCATCAGCATTTCTACGATATTTTCCACCTACGGGTCTTTGGTGTCCTTATTGATGCCTAATATTTTCATTGCATAGGAGTTAAGCACCCCTAAATGTCCTGATTGATGTACGATAACTACTGGTTCAGTGGTACTTATTTTATCCAAATCAGCAGCTTTTGGGTGGTCCGCTTCTTTGAGCTGGGAATCATCGTAGCCATTTCCTAAAATCCAGCCAAATTTTTTAAGCATCGTTTTACCGTCTGCTGAATTTTTATATTGGTTCACTGCATTGATAATTGAAGCAAAATCGGCACCGGGACCATCCGGAGGCGGCAGTAAATTA
The Flavobacterium humidisoli DNA segment above includes these coding regions:
- a CDS encoding alpha/beta fold hydrolase, whose product is MADGLGLKKVYLAGKTYGNRVVRTASQDRPERVLGIILIGAGGEAQPSAETMALYQRYMDPSISKEEWLKLQGQLMYAPGNENLAMLDQAQGEFPALAGQQAKSSDATPKEQWSTGGTAPMLVITCLLDRVAVPESALNIAKERPKTWLVGLPLCGHNMLNEKGNDIKRLMVEFILNTPSDEIKSAKQD
- a CDS encoding alpha/beta fold hydrolase, producing the protein MKILYHNLLKPLLALFIFFTITFGYSQKIKSNGVRKLIKADGIQIETFVFGDGPAALIMAAGNGRPAIQLDELAQAIASKGIKVVTYNYRTLGASTGKIEGLTLHDYADDL